Proteins co-encoded in one Sphingopyxis sp. BE259 genomic window:
- a CDS encoding Zn-dependent alcohol dehydrogenase — MTKAAILIEPGQPLSIETVQIADPGPHEVRIRTAACGLCHSDLHFIDGAYPHPLPAIPGHEAAGIVEAVGSEVRTVKVGDAVVTCLSAFCGHCEFCVSGRMSLCMGGDTRRAAGSAPRITRPDGSPVNQMLNLSAFAETMLVHEHACVAIDPDMPLDRAAVIGCAVTTGAGTIFNACKVTPGETVAVVGCGGVGLATINAAKIAGAGRIIAADPVPEKRALAMKLGATDVVDAMDGDAAKQILEISKGGVDHAIEAVGRPASASLAVASLRRGGTATILGMMPLTEKVGLSAMDLLSGKKLQGAIMGGNRFPVDIPRLVDFYLRGLLDLDSIVAETIPLERINDGFDKMKKGDAARSVIVFDQ, encoded by the coding sequence ATGACCAAAGCCGCGATTCTGATCGAACCGGGCCAGCCGCTGTCGATCGAAACCGTCCAGATCGCCGACCCTGGCCCGCACGAGGTGCGCATCCGCACCGCCGCCTGCGGCCTCTGCCATTCGGACCTCCATTTCATCGACGGCGCCTATCCGCACCCCCTGCCCGCGATTCCCGGCCATGAAGCCGCCGGCATCGTCGAGGCGGTGGGCAGCGAAGTGCGGACGGTCAAGGTCGGCGACGCGGTCGTCACTTGCCTGTCGGCGTTCTGCGGCCATTGCGAGTTTTGCGTTAGCGGGCGCATGTCGCTGTGCATGGGCGGCGACACGCGGCGCGCCGCCGGATCGGCGCCGCGCATCACGCGCCCCGACGGCAGCCCGGTCAACCAGATGCTCAACCTGTCGGCCTTTGCCGAAACGATGCTGGTCCATGAACATGCCTGCGTCGCAATCGACCCCGACATGCCGCTCGACCGCGCCGCCGTGATCGGCTGCGCGGTGACCACCGGGGCCGGCACCATCTTCAACGCGTGCAAGGTGACGCCGGGCGAGACGGTCGCGGTCGTCGGCTGCGGCGGGGTCGGGCTGGCAACGATCAACGCCGCGAAGATTGCGGGGGCGGGGCGGATCATCGCCGCAGATCCGGTTCCCGAAAAACGCGCGCTGGCGATGAAGCTGGGCGCGACCGATGTCGTCGATGCGATGGACGGTGATGCCGCCAAGCAGATCCTCGAGATCAGCAAGGGCGGCGTCGATCATGCGATCGAAGCCGTCGGGCGGCCGGCGTCGGCGAGCCTCGCGGTCGCGTCGCTGCGCCGCGGCGGCACCGCGACGATCCTGGGCATGATGCCGCTGACCGAAAAGGTCGGCCTGTCGGCAATGGATCTGCTCAGCGGCAAGAAATTGCAGGGCGCGATCATGGGCGGCAACCGCTTCCCGGTCGATATTCCGCGGCTCGTCGACTTTTACCTCCGCGGCCTGCTCGACCTCGACTCAATCGTCGCCGAAACGATCCCGCTGGAGCGGATCAACGACGGCTTCGACAAGATGAAGAAGGGCGACGCCGCGCGGTCGGTGATCGTTTTCGATCAATGA